The Vibrio cyclitrophicus sequence AGTTGTGTTGTTAGAGAAGTTTGAGAACTTCCGCAATACCACCTTGATGAACATGGTCGAGAAGGTCGTGACGTTCCGTTATGCCTTTATGGGCGGTGTGATAACTCTGCTATTGCTATCTATTTCCTTGATTGCTGGTGGCGTTGTCAAATTCCAGCCCTTCCCTGAGTTGGATGGCGATATTGCCGAGGCTCGCATCATTCTTCCACCGGGCGCATCACTGTCTCAAACCGAGCGAGTCGTCGACAAAATCGTCGCTTCTGCTGAACGTTTGAATGCGCAATGGAGTGAAGAAGTTGAGGACGGTAATAAATTGGTGGAGCATATCACCAGCCAATTCAATGCCAACGCGGATGCTAATGAATCAGGGCCGCATTTGGCCACGGTGCGCCTAGACTTGCGTGGTGCAGAGAGCCGTAATACAGTCATCGATGACTTCATTGATGCGTGGCGAGAGGACATCGGCGACTTGGCCGATCCTATTTCTCTGGTTTTCAAACAGCCCACGATGGGACCGGGTGGTCGTGCCATCGAGATCCGCGCCAAACATGATGATCTTGCTGCATTGAAATCGGCTTCTTTAGATATTCAGGAATACCTCAATCAGTTTGATGGTGTGCATGGTGTTCTTGATGACATGCGAATGGGTAAGGAAGAGATCTTGGTGAAGCTGCGTCCAGGTGCGGAAACCTACAATGTGAATGGGCAGATGATTGCATCTCAGTTACGAGCGGCTTTCTTTGGCCAAACGGCGGATGAGATTCAAATCGGTGTTGAGAATATCTCGATAGAGGTACGCCTTGATAAAGAACAGGCTGGCGATTTACAGCAACTGGCTAACTTCCCTATTATCACTGCAGATGGCAGCCAGATCCCGCTAGCAACCTTGGCGACACTAGATTTTCAACGTAACTACGTACGAATCCAGCGTATCGATGGGCTGAGAACCATCAGTATCTTTGGTGATATTGATAATAAGAAGGCGAGCTCTTCAGCAATTTTGGCTCAGTTCCAAAAAGATGAAGCCGCTAAACTTATTCAGAAGTACCCGGGTTTACGCTTTGATTTCGAAGGGGAGGCCAAAGATGCGGCTAAGACGGGCGCTTCAATGGGCAAAGGGTTCTTGCTCGGCTTATTCGGTGTGTTTGCGATTCTTAGTTATCAATTCCGAAGTTACTTGGAGCCTGTGGTCGTGATGTTGGCGATTCCACTCGCCTTTATTGGCGTGGTTGTTGGTCACTGGATACTTGGCCACTCTTTAAGTATGCCGAGTATGATGGGCTTTGTGTCGCTTGCCGGTATTGTGGTTAATGATTCCATCTTGTTGGTGCAGTACATTCGTCACCATATCGATGAGGGTGATAGCGTGCATGACTCCGTGGTGAAAGCCAGTCGCGAGCGGTTCCGTGCGGTATTCTTGACCTCAATGACAACCGCTGCAGGTTTACTACCGCTGTTGACGGAAACCAGCTTACAGGCTCAGGTTATCCAGCCATTGGTTATTTCGATCGTGTTCGGCATATTTGCATCGACCTTACTGGTGCTGTTTATGATCCCTGCGGCCTACGCGATATTGGCGGATTTCGGTTTGGTGAAAAAACACGAACCGTTAACGGACTAGAAACGAGATAGATATCGGTTATTACCTATCCTAAGAACAATAAAGCGACCTTGAGTCGCTTTATTTGTATCTGTGTACTCACGACTACGACTTCGGTTAGTCATTCACTTCAAAATTCATTTTAGTTCATTCAAAACGTCACTTAACTGTCATTTCAGGGGCATACCTTGAGCCTTAACTGAATAAGGATTGTTAAGGAGATCGTATGCGTACTATCGAACCTATTGTCCGCTGGGATGTGGCATTTTCTGTTTTCTGTTTAAACAACCGCTATGGCGGACAACATGCAACGCTCAGTAAAGCGGTGTCTCATACTGGAGATGGACACCTTTATGTTTTGATTGCCTTGATTGTACTGCTGGCTGATAGCAGTACTGGCCAAGATTTTCTATTGGTCGGTTTAACTGCCTTCGCAATCGAATTACCTATCTACTGGCTTGCTAAAAATACCCTTAAACGCCGCAGACCCGCTGAATTCTCTTCACTGCTTTACTCCCATATTGTGCCATCCGATAAATATAGCCTGCCTTCTGGGCACTCCGCTGCTGCTTTTGTTATGGCGACTCTGATCGGACATTTTTATCCGAGTTTGTACCTCTTTAGCTTTACTTGGGCAACAGCGATTGCTGGTTCTCGAATTTTGCTTGGTGTGCATTTTTTAACGGACGTACTGATTGGTGCTGCTTTGGGCATCGCTTGTACGAGCCTTGCTATCAACTTCATTTTGTAATCACTTTTGTCAGTCGTTGCCGAGCTTAAGCTCAAACCTAAAGGAACACCTATGAAAATATTATATGGCGTACAAGGTACAGGGAATGGTCATATCGCTCGTGCAAGAGCAATGGCGGTGGCTTTTCGCCAACAAAATATCGATGTCGACTTCCTATTCTCAGGACGAGATGAGGGCAAGTACTTCTCAATGGAAGCGTTTGGCAACTACCAGACCCGCAGCGGCTTAACTTTTTACAGCGAGCAGGGGCAGGTGAAATACGGTAAAACATTCTTCAAGAACAACATCTGGCGATTCCTCCATGAGATTAACCAGATCGATCTTACGCCTTATGACTTAGTGATTAATGATTTTGAGCCTGTCACTGCATGGGCGGCTAAGAGACAAGGTGTGCCATGCATTGGGATAAGCCACCAGAATGCGTTTCGTTATGATGTACCCAAAGAAGGGGGCAACTGGATTGAACATTCAGTTATTCAACATTTCGCCCCAACCGAGCACTCAATTGGGTTGCATTGGTATCACTTTGAACAGCCGATTTTGCCGCCTATCGTTCACACGCTGGTTGGTGAGCAACAAACCAAAACAGCACAAGACTTTACGTTGGTCTATTTGCCATTTGAGGATCTTGAGTCGATCTCAGAGCTGTTGATTAAGTTTATTTCGCACAACTTTGTCTGTTACCACCCGGATGTTATTGAGCACAGCCGAGTCGAAAATATTGAGTTTAAACCGTTAAGTCATGCTGGCTTCCAATTCGACCTCAATCAGTGTTCTGGTGTGGTAGCAAATGGCGGCTTTGAATTGCCATCTGAAGCCCTAACCTTGGGGAAGAAATTACTTCTCAAACCACTCGAAGGGCAGTTCGAACAACAGAGCAACGTGGCGACGCTAGAGGCTCTTGGATTAGCTCAAACCATGAGCTTTTTAGATGCGGCTATTTTGCGTGCTTGGCTCAGTGAAAAACAGGCCGAAGTGGTCACCTATCCAGACGTGGCGAGTGCACTCGTTGAGTGGGTTTTAGCGGGGAATTGGTCTGATCAAGATGACTTAAGAAAGCAACTTTGGGACAAGGTAGACTTTCCAAGCTATGCATCCCTCACCTGACATATAAGTGTTATTTCTGAATCGAGCAGCTAAACAATTCATGAGTTCAATAAATTGTAACAATTGTAACCAAAAGATAGAACAGCTAAATAAGTCGAAATGAAACTCATAAGTTAAGCTTTTTATGTTTTTTTATAACTCTATAAATTGCTGATTTATAGGTGTTATTTAATCATTAAGGTAAAATAAAATTATTCTTTATCAATCTTGTTGGTAGCTCGAGATGTATTGGTTAATAGTAATGTCAATCCGAAAAGCATCGGTCTGATAAATATAAGAATTAGTGGTTATCTATTCTCATACCATTACCAATTTAACGCTGTCGAACCGACAAGAGGCAACTTGAATGTTAGATAAAAAAGACGCAATGAGTGCTATTGCAAGCTACAGAATGGAAAGCACACTTCGTGGAGTCGACTTAAACCTTTTGACTGTATTTGATGCAGTTATGCAAGAGCAAAACATTACACGTGCAGCTCACAATCTGGGTATGTCTCAGCCTGCTGTAAGTAACGCTGTTGCTCGTCTAAAAGTGATGTTTAACGACGAACTATTCATGCGTCAAGGTCGTGGTATTCAACCGACTCAACGTGCTCGTCAGTTGTTTGGTCCAATCCGCCAAGCACTACAATTAGTACGCAACGAACTACCAAGTTCTGTGTTCTCTCCAGAGTCGTCTTCTCGCCTGTTCAAACTTGCGATCTGCAGCCCTTGTGACATGCGTTTTGCTCCTAAGATTATGTCGACAATCAACGACCAAGCACCGAGCGTGAAACTGCACATGGATGCTGAATTCGATCGTCAACTTTCAGAGCGTATGCGCTATCAAGAAATCGACTTCGTGATTGATTACGCTCGTTTTGATGAGCAAGGTTTCTCAAGCACTGAAATCTTCCAAGACGAATTAGTTGTGGTTGCTTCTGCTTCTCACCCACGTATCAACGGTGAAGTTTCTGCGGCAGAGCTACTTAACGAAAAGCACGCAAAACTGTCTCGCATCCATGGTCAACGTAGCTTCTCTGAGCAAGCTTACCGTGACCTAGATTGCACGCCTTTCTATGAAGGTACGAGTTTGAGCAACGTTCTTTACGTTGTAGGCCAATCTGAACTAGTAACAATTGCTCCTCGTTGGATGGTAGAACATGCAGCAAACAAAGAGCAGCTTCAGATTCTAGATTTCCCATTCGATAATGCGGCGATTTCTGGCTTCCTAAGCTGGCATGAATCAAGTGAAAAGGACAAAGGACACATTTGGTTACGAGATCAGTTAATGATGATCTGTGGCGAAGTAGTGGCACTTAACTAGACACTAATCCCTATGATTTATAAGCCCTAAGCTAGGAGACTGGCTTGGGGCTTTTTTATGCGCGCTATTTTAATGGGTAGAAAACTTAGCGTGAGACGTACTATTACTGATAACTTTGAGCTTCATCAGTTGCCTTTTCCATGATCAGAGGTACACTTGTGCGCTCAAAAAAGCTTACAGGTGTAAGCCAAAGGTAAAGAGATGGCCAATTTAGATTTTCATATCGTAAAAAGACTTCGTGACCAAATTGCCCAAGGTGGCAACCGTACAGCTTTGAAGCACAAAGTAGACAATGTATGGCAAGGCATTAGCTGGGAACAGTTTGGACAACAAATCGATACGCTTTCATTAGCACTGTTGGCTCAAGGACTGAGAGTTCAAGATAAGATCGGTATCTATTCGAACAATATGCCTCAATGGACTGTGGCAGATTTTGCATCTTTACAAGCTCGCCTTGTGACTGTGCCGATTTATCCAACGAACACAGCAGCACAGTCTTCTTACATCATCCAAAATGCAGATGTGAAGATCTTATTCGTTGGTGAGCAAGTTCAATTCGATGCGGCGGTTAGCCTGTTTGAAGAGTGCGAGCAGCTAGAAGTTGTTGTGGCTATGTCTGATGACATCGACCTGCAAGGACACAGCTTTGCCGTATCTTGGAATGACTTCATGGCGCGTGGCGTTGAAGCACAACAAGCTGAGCTTGACGTGCGCCTTGCTGATGCAAGCATGGACGACTTACTGACTCTTATCTATACCTCTGGTACCACGGGGCAACCAAAAGGTGTAATGCTTGATTACACCAATATTGGCTACCAGTTAGAAGGCCATGATGAGCGTCTTAGCCTAACCAAAGACGATGTCTCATTGTGCTTCCTACCGTTATCACACGTATTTGAGCGTGCTTGGACGTTCTACGTTCTCTATAAAGGCGCAACCAACTGCTACCTGCAAGACACGATGCAAGTGCGTGATGCGTTAAGCGATGTGAAACCTACCGTAATGTGTGCGGTTCCACGCTTCTATGAGAAGATCTTCTCTGCGATTCACGAGAAGGTATCGAAAGCGCCATTTATTCGTAAGGTGCTATTTACGTGGGCGGTGAACATGGGAGCAAAGCTTTCAGTTTGTCACCAAGAAGGTCGTACTCCATCGTTGATCCTGAAGAAGAGCCATGCGCTAGCCGATAAGCTTGTGCTATCTAAACTGCGAGCTCTGCTAGGCGGTAACATCAACTTCATGCCATGTGGTGGTGCGAAGCTTGATGAAACCATTGGTCGTTTCTTCCATGCTATCGGCATCAACGTAAAACTTGGCTACGGCATGACAGAAACCACAGCAACAGTATCTTGTTGGGATGACCGCTGCTTCAACCCTGATTCGATTGGTATGTCGATGCCGGGCGCAGAAGTGAAAATTGGTGCTAAGAACGAGATTCTTGTTCGAGGCCCAATGGTGATGCGTGGCTACTACAAGATGCCCGAAGAGACCGCTAAGACATTTGACGAGCACGGTTTCCTAAAGACTGGTGATGCGGGACATTTTGATGAAAATGGTAACCTGTTCATTACTGATCGTATTAAAGAATTGATGAAGACTTCTGGCGGTAAGTACATTGCACCGCAAGTGGTTGAAGGCGCGATTGGTAAAGATCACTTTATCGAACAGATTGCCGTTATCGCTGATACGCGCAAATTCGTTTCTGCTCTGATTGTTCCTTGTTATGACTCGCTTGAAGAGTATGCCAAAGAGCTTAACATTAAGTATCACGATCGTGTTGAGCTTGTTAAGCATCACCAAATCGTCGAGATGCTAGAAAAGCGTGTGAATAACCTACAGCAAGAACTGGCTAAGTTTGAGCAAGTGAAGAAATTCAAACTGTTACCAAAAGCATTTTCGATGGATGATGGTGAACTGACACCAACTCAGAAATTGCGTCGTAAAGTTATCAACGATAAGTATCAAGACGAAATCGAAGAAATGTACAATGAAAAGCCTAAAGATAAGTAGTTTTCTGCTTAGATAAATTTTCAGTTGTTTAAAAATCCCCCTACGAATGTGATTGCATTTTTAGGGGGATTTTTTGTATCTAGCGATCCAGCACAATGTGCGAAAGCGCACACTGATTAAGCTGTTATTTATAGATAAATAGCGATTCATTTAAATATTAAGTGCTTTTTTTTGTTTATTACCTAGTGTTAAAGGCTAAATTTGAGGGGTGGTTTGGGTTTTATTTAATGCTTTGAGCTAATAGTTGGTTTTTTACCACGATTGTCGGATAACAGGTGTTAGACCAGATGATAATAAAGCGTTAAAGTTGTTTCGTATTACTGTTTGTTGTTATCACGACAGACAGCCATAGCCGAAAAAGTGGAAGTATTTCGAATTAGGCTACGAATAAGCCCTAGACTATGAAAAACCAGCCCAACATGTTCACCAAATATGATTGGAAACTGGTGAGGAGAGCAATATGACAACAAAACCTGAAACAGCAATGTTATCCGGCGCTGAGATGGTGGTGCAGTCTCTAATTGAAGAGGGTGTAGAACAAATCTTTGGTTATCCAGGTGGTTCTGTACTTGATATCTACGATGCGCTGCATGCTAAAACTGCTGAAATTAAACACGTATTAGTACGACACGAACAAGCCGCTACCCACATGGCAGATGGCTATACTCGTTCTACCGGCAAACCGGGTGTAGTACTTGTGTGTTCTGGTCCAGGTGCGACCAATACCGTTACTGGTATTGCAACAGCTTACATGGACTCAATCCCAATGATTGTTATTTCTGGTAACGTACCAAATAACCTTATTGGTAATGACGCCTTCCAAGAGTGTGACATCGTTGGTGTATCACGCCCGATCGTTAAACACAGCTTCTTAGTTAAGAAAGCAGAAGATATCCCAGAAGTCGTTAAAAAAGCATTCTATATTTCAACGACAGGACGTCCCGGTCCTGTGGTTATTGATCTGCCGAAAGACATCTTAAACCCACAAATCAAGCTTCCTTATGAATACCCAGAAACGATCAAAATGCGTTCGTATAATCCAACGGTTACGGGTCATAAAGGTCAGATCAAAAAGGCACTAAAAGCCCTTCTTGAAGCGAAGAAGCCGGTACTTTATGTCGGTGGTGGTGCGGTTATTTCTGAGGCAGATAAGCCGCTGTTAAAATTAGCAGAGGCACTGAATTTACCTGTGGTAAGCACCCTAATGGGGCTTGGCGCTTTCCCTGGCACTCATAAGAACTCTTTGGGTATGTTGGGCATGCATGGTTTGTATGAAGCCAATATGGCGATGCACAATGCGGATTTGATCTTTGGTATTGGTGTACGTTTCGATGATCGAACGACCAATAACCTAGATAAGTACTGCCCTGATGCGAAGATCATGCACATTGATATCGACCCATCTTCGATCTCTAAGAACGTAAAAGTGGATCTACCGATTGTAGGTTCTGCTGAAAAAGTTCTAGAGAGCATGGTGAACTTGCTCGTTGAGCAAGGCGGCACTAACGATGCAGAAGCGATTGAAAGCTGGTGGAGTGAAATCAAGCAGTGGCAAGAGCGTGACTGCCTCGCTTATGAGAAGTCGTCTGAGCGCATCAAACCACAACAAGTTATTGAAACACTTCATAAAGTAACTAATGGTGATGCTTACGTTGCTTCGGATGTCGGTCAACACCAAATGTTTGCAGCATTGTACTACCCGTTTAACAAGCCACGTCGTTGGATTAACTCTGGTGGTTTAGGCACAATGGGCTTTGGTCTGCCTGCTGGTATGGGCGTTAAGTTTGCTAAGCCAGATGAAGAGGTGGTTGTAGTAACTGGTGACGGCAGTATTCAAATGAATATCCAAGAGCTGTCGACTGCGCTGCAATACAATATCCCGGTTAAGATTATTAACCTTAACAACCGTTTCCTAGGCATGGTAAAACAGTGGCAAGACATTGTTTATCAAGGTCGTTACTCTAACTCATATATGGACTCTGTTCCTGATTTTGCTGCTATCGCAGAGGCTTATGGCCACGTTGGTATGCGTATTTCATCTCCGGATGAACTTGAATCAGGTTTGGAAAAAGCACTAGCGATGAAAGACCGTTTGGTATTTGTCGACATTAGTGTGGATGACACCGAGCACGTATACCCAATGCAGATCAAAGGCGAGGGTATGGATAACATGTGGCTAAGCAAAACGGAGAGAACATAATATGAGACACATTATTTCACTACTAATGGAAAACCAACCTGGTGCGCTTTCTCGTGTGGTTGGCTTGTTTTCTCAGCGTGGCTACAACATCGAGTCTTTGAACGTATCTCCAACCGATGATCCGACGCTGTCTCGTTTGAACGTAACGACTAACTCGAGCGAAATGCAGCTTGAGCAGATTCAGAAACAGCTGCATAAGCTAATCGACGTGCTTAAAGTACAAGAAGTGTCTGAACTTGAGCACATTGAACGTGAGCTGTTGATGGTAAAAGTACGTGCTAGCGGCTTTGCTCGTGCAGAAGTGAAGCGCACAGCAGATATCTTCCGTGGTCAGATTGTTGATGTAACGGCTTCTCAATATACGGTTCAAATGGCGGGAACTAGCGAGAAACTGGATGCCTTCATTCAGGCGTTGTCTGAAGTGACGGAAGTACTTGAAGTAGCTCGAAGT is a genomic window containing:
- a CDS encoding efflux RND transporter permease subunit — protein: MIKFFSRHPTAANLLMLGLLIMGLTSLSTIKRETFPAYDPPYIMAAIVYPGASPQEVEESLCVRMEDAVDGLANIEETQCEAIEGSARLILKLNEKADIGRMLVDVQTQINSINDFPSEIESPVVQELDWNEPVVDIAITAETSWPELKAYAEGLKRTMKLDYDVSLVEVSGFSDHQYRVELDTQAIRQLGLSVGDIADQIGRQNVKLPSGNVETPDKNFLIRFDERRITPVELESIVVGSAPNGSVIRLRDIAKITDRFELDEQKVLFDGKPSALLKISKNKEDDALRIKENVTRFVEDQSAIAPDGVTLQMTNDLSSVLWDRLTMMVRNGWQGIVLVFATMWLFFSLRYSFWVAAGLPVAFLGGLFLMANLGLSINIMSLVGLLMAIGIMMDDAIVIAESIASHLDRGQNVDDAVYNGVKKVLPGVLSSFLTTVCIFGSLLFLDGEMGAVLKAVPQVLILVLSLSLIEAFLILPNHLSHSLHKEKNDKPALRFKVVLLEKFENFRNTTLMNMVEKVVTFRYAFMGGVITLLLLSISLIAGGVVKFQPFPELDGDIAEARIILPPGASLSQTERVVDKIVASAERLNAQWSEEVEDGNKLVEHITSQFNANADANESGPHLATVRLDLRGAESRNTVIDDFIDAWREDIGDLADPISLVFKQPTMGPGGRAIEIRAKHDDLAALKSASLDIQEYLNQFDGVHGVLDDMRMGKEEILVKLRPGAETYNVNGQMIASQLRAAFFGQTADEIQIGVENISIEVRLDKEQAGDLQQLANFPIITADGSQIPLATLATLDFQRNYVRIQRIDGLRTISIFGDIDNKKASSSAILAQFQKDEAAKLIQKYPGLRFDFEGEAKDAAKTGASMGKGFLLGLFGVFAILSYQFRSYLEPVVVMLAIPLAFIGVVVGHWILGHSLSMPSMMGFVSLAGIVVNDSILLVQYIRHHIDEGDSVHDSVVKASRERFRAVFLTSMTTAAGLLPLLTETSLQAQVIQPLVISIVFGIFASTLLVLFMIPAAYAILADFGLVKKHEPLTD
- a CDS encoding phosphatase PAP2 family protein, whose amino-acid sequence is MRTIEPIVRWDVAFSVFCLNNRYGGQHATLSKAVSHTGDGHLYVLIALIVLLADSSTGQDFLLVGLTAFAIELPIYWLAKNTLKRRRPAEFSSLLYSHIVPSDKYSLPSGHSAAAFVMATLIGHFYPSLYLFSFTWATAIAGSRILLGVHFLTDVLIGAALGIACTSLAINFIL
- a CDS encoding glycosyltransferase codes for the protein MKILYGVQGTGNGHIARARAMAVAFRQQNIDVDFLFSGRDEGKYFSMEAFGNYQTRSGLTFYSEQGQVKYGKTFFKNNIWRFLHEINQIDLTPYDLVINDFEPVTAWAAKRQGVPCIGISHQNAFRYDVPKEGGNWIEHSVIQHFAPTEHSIGLHWYHFEQPILPPIVHTLVGEQQTKTAQDFTLVYLPFEDLESISELLIKFISHNFVCYHPDVIEHSRVENIEFKPLSHAGFQFDLNQCSGVVANGGFELPSEALTLGKKLLLKPLEGQFEQQSNVATLEALGLAQTMSFLDAAILRAWLSEKQAEVVTYPDVASALVEWVLAGNWSDQDDLRKQLWDKVDFPSYASLT
- the leuO gene encoding transcriptional regulator LeuO, with the translated sequence MLDKKDAMSAIASYRMESTLRGVDLNLLTVFDAVMQEQNITRAAHNLGMSQPAVSNAVARLKVMFNDELFMRQGRGIQPTQRARQLFGPIRQALQLVRNELPSSVFSPESSSRLFKLAICSPCDMRFAPKIMSTINDQAPSVKLHMDAEFDRQLSERMRYQEIDFVIDYARFDEQGFSSTEIFQDELVVVASASHPRINGEVSAAELLNEKHAKLSRIHGQRSFSEQAYRDLDCTPFYEGTSLSNVLYVVGQSELVTIAPRWMVEHAANKEQLQILDFPFDNAAISGFLSWHESSEKDKGHIWLRDQLMMICGEVVALN
- a CDS encoding long-chain fatty acid--CoA ligase; translated protein: MANLDFHIVKRLRDQIAQGGNRTALKHKVDNVWQGISWEQFGQQIDTLSLALLAQGLRVQDKIGIYSNNMPQWTVADFASLQARLVTVPIYPTNTAAQSSYIIQNADVKILFVGEQVQFDAAVSLFEECEQLEVVVAMSDDIDLQGHSFAVSWNDFMARGVEAQQAELDVRLADASMDDLLTLIYTSGTTGQPKGVMLDYTNIGYQLEGHDERLSLTKDDVSLCFLPLSHVFERAWTFYVLYKGATNCYLQDTMQVRDALSDVKPTVMCAVPRFYEKIFSAIHEKVSKAPFIRKVLFTWAVNMGAKLSVCHQEGRTPSLILKKSHALADKLVLSKLRALLGGNINFMPCGGAKLDETIGRFFHAIGINVKLGYGMTETTATVSCWDDRCFNPDSIGMSMPGAEVKIGAKNEILVRGPMVMRGYYKMPEETAKTFDEHGFLKTGDAGHFDENGNLFITDRIKELMKTSGGKYIAPQVVEGAIGKDHFIEQIAVIADTRKFVSALIVPCYDSLEEYAKELNIKYHDRVELVKHHQIVEMLEKRVNNLQQELAKFEQVKKFKLLPKAFSMDDGELTPTQKLRRKVINDKYQDEIEEMYNEKPKDK
- a CDS encoding acetolactate synthase 3 large subunit: MTTKPETAMLSGAEMVVQSLIEEGVEQIFGYPGGSVLDIYDALHAKTAEIKHVLVRHEQAATHMADGYTRSTGKPGVVLVCSGPGATNTVTGIATAYMDSIPMIVISGNVPNNLIGNDAFQECDIVGVSRPIVKHSFLVKKAEDIPEVVKKAFYISTTGRPGPVVIDLPKDILNPQIKLPYEYPETIKMRSYNPTVTGHKGQIKKALKALLEAKKPVLYVGGGAVISEADKPLLKLAEALNLPVVSTLMGLGAFPGTHKNSLGMLGMHGLYEANMAMHNADLIFGIGVRFDDRTTNNLDKYCPDAKIMHIDIDPSSISKNVKVDLPIVGSAEKVLESMVNLLVEQGGTNDAEAIESWWSEIKQWQERDCLAYEKSSERIKPQQVIETLHKVTNGDAYVASDVGQHQMFAALYYPFNKPRRWINSGGLGTMGFGLPAGMGVKFAKPDEEVVVVTGDGSIQMNIQELSTALQYNIPVKIINLNNRFLGMVKQWQDIVYQGRYSNSYMDSVPDFAAIAEAYGHVGMRISSPDELESGLEKALAMKDRLVFVDISVDDTEHVYPMQIKGEGMDNMWLSKTERT
- the ilvN gene encoding acetolactate synthase small subunit, producing MRHIISLLMENQPGALSRVVGLFSQRGYNIESLNVSPTDDPTLSRLNVTTNSSEMQLEQIQKQLHKLIDVLKVQEVSELEHIERELLMVKVRASGFARAEVKRTADIFRGQIVDVTASQYTVQMAGTSEKLDAFIQALSEVTEVLEVARSGVVGIARGERALKA